The following are from one region of the Stigmatella ashevillena genome:
- a CDS encoding DEAD/DEAH box helicase: MSQQVELGVNEVAQRIHLRLRRYLEAQYHIRNSALIEERRILLEEPGGISQRPFIEVTPSYAVTGSFSGLTAPNLVTGLLQELVSWKPGIGVYPPYRHQADALEHFFAKGAQSDDLVVATGTGSGKTETFLYAILGALALEGTERRESFARHGVRALLLYPMNALVSDQTARLRRLLGDERLASLMEERWGRRARFGMYTSRTPYPGVRKGAKDKRHLDRLVGYYEQLETSTKPEERDLVAELKKRGRWPAKDIVAFYARALEEKALVKSGKRAGKENTLHHWGARFLTQPGDRELLTRHEMQEQAPDLLITNYSMLEYMLLRPIERPLFDQTRAWLAADPRNQFHLILDEAHMYRGVGGAEVGLLIRRLLSRLGVGRDRLRCILTTASLPDQGTAADEAAKKFARDLTGETGKRTFAIVRGTREKRSGARPGTPDEASALAAVNPAALAAAGFAPDEANASLARVAARIGWATPPTIVEKGDSATLATRQYICRSLTGFGPLELLLEHASGNATDFAVLAQTLFPGSSLGEAERATDGLLALGTFARRTEPGRNEQPLLPTRVHVLFRGLPPLYSCINPNCSARRNGTGTTLLGRLYTEPRTQCECGGRVFELLTHRDCGAAYLRAFASADFLWHERGGKLTEFGRPLHELHLFLEEPHPEQRGAVEPLLLDVQTGRVLGTASATTGGTRLCYRAHVAAVKVTNTTTFSVCPACTRPTQSNGSLKIMDLATKGEQPFANLVREQFVSQLATKGPSEQHPNEGRKALLFSDGRQKAARLARDLPREVERDSFREALVLACQELAQLSTPQPAILDETMYAAFVAVCARHHLHFFDGRDQDKLLEECRQFRKDFDDLDTALADKWRPTPPTRFRTALVRQIGDPYYSLVAACAAVVEAAPATLRKLQKRLTSVGTSSMLDEVANAWLREMFRMYAFDPALGKDARLDEFGFFQPVRAADGLKKFFELIRVRTGLSVADVERLRDELFEVFTREASAGDDSGRLVMTDSIVMRLALDEEWLQCTVCGHLQLKPFLGVCGNCQDKRLEKRPPEHEYMRSRKGFFREPLRAVLQGARPVHITAEEHTAQLSQRDAGDVYATTEEFELRFQDVPLGPDKPPVDILSCTTTMEVGIDIGSLTAVGLRTVPPQRENYQQRAGRAGRRGTSVSSVLMFAQGGAHDAHYFANPQAIISGPPREPRLKADNPRLARRHVNSHLLQTFFHSRLDSLSAEHQAEIAKHRPGIMSALGDAKEFFEGTAEFSFGEFEQWMKREVLTPKSAIVEEVAGWLPAAIFKTDGADEKRKFVREIADTLLHTLTQLRDGRLGASSGEAVPSEEDANDDDTGGLLDLCFERGLLPSYAFPTDLCSFVIQEWDKSTLQWRIKVAERPQLAKAQALSEYAPGRLLVVNKQTYRVGGVFVDGPPSATPAAALFAQPLNRYVGCPQCSYISIEGGRASARTVEGSPCPVCRTPLFVREYLDPPGFSPEEGCALREGDREQDVTYASSAQLPEIASRDEFDWRDGPGVNFSHAYGEDILLVVANKGKDAAGFSVCESCGGAWIDGEEPDGSHPRPFLVPRHILERDGVGRACNGEVRRGLFLVHDFRTDLLLLRGAFRQPLDFQPKQPWLYDALATLAEALALGASLHLDIDPGELSAGFRLLPALMDGDQGVAELYLFDTASGGAGYAADAGEQLQQVLDRTEQLLRVCQGNCERSCTKCLRHYGNRFLHGRLDRRLAFQLLRYFRAGEIPPFASAAEQIRKLRPLARFLEMEGWTTVTDPSGALRCEGPRSMTVGIYPAFLANDAAEMTHPTVAPSDARRVILPDYLVEHDLPSAYQRATGLTRPSTSAPRPTAPTSSTGRIVELSVKDLRKADDDKTHGKVRVLIDVALAAGAFAVRVPSPGLKNVGFGAGGWLVVRPVSPSDLGSDAWLVVLRPRGKFGATGSVWTVAHVKELLSYEGAPSRLQVSYGSATGKEYRPERLDRTEVTLAATIVCHADEAT, translated from the coding sequence ATGAGCCAGCAAGTCGAACTTGGTGTCAACGAAGTCGCGCAGCGAATTCACCTGCGCTTGCGCAGATACCTCGAAGCGCAGTACCACATTCGGAACTCCGCCCTCATTGAAGAGCGAAGGATTCTCCTTGAGGAGCCGGGCGGAATCTCCCAGCGACCGTTCATCGAGGTCACGCCGTCGTACGCAGTAACTGGGAGCTTCTCAGGCCTGACCGCGCCCAATCTGGTCACCGGGCTCTTGCAGGAGTTGGTCAGTTGGAAGCCGGGGATTGGTGTCTACCCTCCGTACCGCCATCAAGCTGATGCTCTTGAGCACTTCTTTGCGAAGGGGGCGCAGAGCGATGACCTCGTAGTCGCTACGGGCACTGGCTCCGGCAAGACGGAGACGTTCCTCTACGCCATCCTCGGCGCCCTGGCGCTCGAGGGAACAGAACGCCGCGAGTCGTTCGCACGCCACGGCGTGCGCGCCTTGCTCTTGTACCCGATGAACGCGCTCGTCAGCGATCAGACCGCGCGTCTGCGTAGGCTCCTAGGCGATGAGCGATTGGCAAGCCTAATGGAGGAGCGCTGGGGACGGCGCGCGCGGTTCGGTATGTACACGAGCCGAACGCCGTACCCAGGCGTGCGTAAGGGCGCGAAGGACAAACGTCACCTCGACAGGCTCGTTGGGTATTACGAACAGCTTGAGACTTCGACGAAGCCAGAAGAGCGAGACCTCGTCGCCGAACTCAAGAAGCGTGGACGCTGGCCCGCCAAGGATATCGTCGCATTCTACGCCCGAGCTCTTGAGGAGAAGGCCCTCGTAAAGAGCGGAAAGCGCGCCGGGAAAGAGAATACGCTCCACCACTGGGGCGCGCGTTTCCTGACACAGCCTGGAGATCGTGAACTCCTCACTCGGCACGAGATGCAGGAGCAGGCTCCTGACCTCCTCATCACCAACTACTCGATGCTCGAGTACATGCTGCTCAGGCCCATCGAGCGGCCGCTGTTCGATCAGACGCGCGCGTGGCTCGCCGCCGACCCGAGGAACCAGTTCCACCTGATCCTCGACGAGGCGCACATGTACCGTGGCGTTGGAGGCGCGGAGGTCGGACTTCTGATTCGCCGGCTCCTCTCTCGCCTCGGTGTTGGTCGTGATCGCTTGCGCTGCATCCTCACGACCGCCAGCCTCCCTGACCAAGGTACCGCAGCGGATGAGGCCGCGAAGAAGTTCGCGCGTGATCTGACCGGCGAAACCGGCAAGAGGACCTTCGCGATTGTTCGCGGTACGCGCGAGAAGCGCTCCGGGGCGCGGCCTGGGACTCCCGATGAGGCGAGCGCGCTCGCGGCCGTCAACCCGGCTGCCCTAGCGGCTGCAGGGTTCGCGCCCGACGAGGCGAATGCGTCACTTGCCCGCGTCGCAGCGCGCATTGGCTGGGCGACTCCTCCCACGATCGTGGAGAAAGGAGACTCGGCGACACTGGCGACACGCCAGTACATTTGTCGGTCGCTCACAGGTTTTGGCCCGCTCGAACTGCTCTTGGAGCACGCGTCGGGAAACGCGACTGACTTCGCAGTGCTGGCCCAAACGCTCTTCCCTGGCAGTTCGCTCGGCGAAGCAGAACGTGCCACTGACGGACTCCTCGCGCTCGGCACATTCGCGCGGCGCACTGAGCCGGGGCGGAACGAGCAGCCGCTCCTCCCAACGCGCGTCCATGTGCTCTTTCGCGGGTTGCCGCCGCTCTATTCGTGTATCAATCCGAACTGCTCCGCGCGTCGTAACGGAACTGGGACTACGCTCCTGGGTCGTCTGTACACGGAGCCACGCACGCAGTGTGAGTGCGGTGGGCGCGTATTCGAACTGCTCACCCACCGCGATTGTGGCGCGGCCTACCTACGCGCGTTCGCGTCGGCGGACTTCCTCTGGCACGAACGAGGCGGGAAGCTGACGGAGTTCGGCAGGCCCCTTCATGAACTGCACCTGTTCCTCGAAGAGCCTCACCCGGAGCAGAGAGGCGCTGTCGAACCTCTGCTGCTCGACGTCCAAACTGGCCGCGTTCTCGGCACCGCGAGCGCGACGACTGGTGGAACACGCCTCTGCTACCGCGCTCACGTGGCGGCCGTAAAGGTCACTAACACGACGACGTTCAGCGTGTGTCCTGCCTGCACGCGACCGACGCAGTCAAATGGCTCCCTGAAGATCATGGATCTCGCGACGAAGGGTGAGCAGCCTTTCGCCAATCTCGTGAGAGAACAGTTTGTTTCGCAACTTGCGACCAAGGGACCGAGTGAGCAACACCCGAACGAAGGTCGCAAGGCGCTCCTTTTTAGTGACGGTAGGCAGAAAGCTGCTCGACTTGCGCGCGATCTACCGCGAGAGGTGGAGCGCGACTCGTTCCGCGAGGCGCTGGTCCTCGCTTGCCAAGAGCTCGCGCAACTTTCCACGCCTCAGCCAGCGATCCTCGATGAGACCATGTATGCGGCGTTCGTCGCCGTGTGCGCGCGCCACCACCTCCACTTTTTTGACGGGCGCGACCAGGACAAACTCCTCGAAGAGTGCAGGCAGTTCCGTAAGGACTTCGACGACCTTGATACCGCCCTCGCAGATAAGTGGCGTCCCACACCGCCGACACGTTTCCGCACTGCGCTGGTCCGCCAAATAGGCGACCCCTATTACTCGCTCGTTGCAGCCTGCGCGGCGGTGGTTGAAGCGGCGCCGGCGACTCTCCGTAAGTTGCAGAAGCGGCTCACCAGCGTCGGCACATCATCGATGCTCGATGAGGTCGCGAACGCGTGGCTCCGTGAGATGTTCCGTATGTATGCGTTTGATCCCGCCCTCGGGAAGGACGCACGCCTCGACGAGTTTGGCTTCTTTCAGCCTGTCCGTGCTGCTGACGGGCTGAAGAAGTTCTTCGAACTTATCCGTGTGCGGACCGGACTCAGTGTTGCCGATGTTGAGCGACTCCGAGACGAACTCTTCGAGGTCTTCACCCGGGAGGCCTCCGCTGGCGACGACTCCGGTCGCCTCGTCATGACCGATAGCATCGTGATGCGCCTCGCGCTCGACGAAGAATGGTTGCAGTGCACAGTCTGTGGCCACCTTCAGTTGAAGCCGTTCTTGGGTGTCTGCGGGAACTGCCAGGACAAGCGCCTTGAGAAGCGCCCACCCGAGCACGAGTACATGCGTTCGCGGAAGGGTTTCTTCCGTGAGCCACTACGCGCGGTCCTCCAAGGAGCGCGGCCGGTGCACATCACGGCTGAAGAGCACACCGCTCAACTCTCCCAGCGCGACGCTGGTGATGTCTACGCGACCACAGAGGAGTTCGAACTCCGTTTCCAAGACGTCCCGCTCGGCCCCGACAAGCCACCCGTCGATATCCTGAGCTGCACGACGACGATGGAGGTCGGCATCGATATCGGATCGCTGACTGCAGTCGGCCTTCGAACGGTTCCGCCCCAACGTGAAAATTATCAACAGCGCGCCGGTCGCGCGGGTCGTAGAGGTACGTCGGTCTCGTCCGTCCTCATGTTCGCGCAAGGGGGGGCGCATGATGCCCATTACTTCGCCAATCCACAGGCGATCATCAGCGGGCCGCCGCGCGAGCCGCGCCTGAAGGCTGATAACCCGCGCCTAGCGCGGCGGCATGTCAACTCGCACCTGCTTCAGACTTTCTTCCATTCGCGCCTGGACTCGCTCTCGGCTGAGCATCAAGCGGAGATCGCTAAACACCGACCCGGCATCATGAGCGCGCTCGGCGATGCAAAGGAGTTCTTCGAAGGAACGGCCGAGTTCTCGTTCGGGGAATTCGAGCAGTGGATGAAGAGGGAGGTGCTCACCCCGAAGAGCGCCATCGTCGAAGAGGTAGCTGGCTGGCTCCCGGCGGCGATCTTCAAGACTGATGGGGCCGACGAGAAGCGGAAGTTCGTACGCGAGATTGCCGACACGCTGCTTCACACTCTCACTCAGCTACGCGATGGGCGCCTCGGCGCGTCGAGCGGTGAGGCTGTACCCAGCGAAGAGGATGCGAACGACGACGATACTGGAGGGCTCCTGGACCTCTGCTTCGAACGCGGGCTTCTGCCGTCCTATGCGTTCCCGACAGACCTGTGCAGCTTTGTAATTCAGGAATGGGACAAGAGCACCTTACAGTGGCGAATCAAGGTCGCCGAACGGCCACAACTCGCGAAGGCGCAAGCGCTGAGCGAGTATGCGCCAGGGCGCCTCTTGGTCGTGAACAAGCAGACCTATCGTGTCGGCGGCGTCTTCGTCGACGGGCCGCCGTCTGCAACTCCGGCGGCAGCGCTGTTTGCGCAGCCGCTCAACCGCTACGTAGGCTGTCCGCAGTGCTCCTACATCTCGATCGAGGGTGGGAGGGCTTCGGCCCGTACGGTCGAAGGCTCGCCATGCCCGGTGTGTCGCACGCCGCTCTTCGTACGCGAGTACCTGGACCCGCCGGGGTTTTCGCCAGAGGAGGGGTGTGCGCTGCGCGAGGGTGATCGCGAGCAGGACGTCACCTACGCTTCGTCAGCCCAACTCCCCGAGATCGCCAGTCGCGACGAGTTCGACTGGAGGGATGGCCCCGGGGTCAACTTCAGCCACGCGTACGGAGAAGACATCCTGTTGGTCGTCGCGAACAAAGGGAAGGACGCGGCAGGCTTCAGCGTATGCGAGAGCTGTGGCGGCGCGTGGATCGACGGCGAGGAGCCGGACGGTTCTCATCCGCGTCCGTTCCTTGTTCCGAGGCACATTCTCGAACGCGATGGCGTAGGTAGAGCTTGCAACGGTGAGGTGCGGCGCGGTTTGTTCTTAGTGCACGACTTCCGAACCGACCTGCTACTGCTGCGCGGCGCGTTCCGTCAGCCGTTGGACTTTCAGCCGAAGCAGCCTTGGCTCTACGACGCGCTCGCGACGCTGGCTGAGGCGCTCGCGCTTGGTGCCAGCCTCCATCTCGACATCGACCCGGGTGAGCTCTCGGCGGGGTTCCGCCTGCTACCGGCGCTCATGGATGGTGACCAAGGAGTGGCCGAACTGTACCTCTTCGACACCGCCTCTGGCGGCGCGGGCTATGCGGCCGATGCTGGCGAACAACTGCAGCAGGTCCTCGACCGGACGGAACAGCTTCTCCGCGTGTGCCAAGGAAATTGCGAGCGCTCGTGCACGAAGTGCCTGCGGCACTACGGCAATCGCTTTCTGCACGGGCGCCTCGACCGTCGACTCGCGTTCCAATTGCTGCGGTACTTTCGCGCGGGAGAGATCCCGCCCTTTGCATCTGCGGCCGAGCAGATCCGAAAGCTGCGTCCGCTCGCCCGCTTCCTCGAAATGGAGGGGTGGACCACAGTAACGGACCCGAGCGGTGCCCTGCGCTGCGAAGGACCTCGCTCGATGACGGTGGGCATCTATCCCGCGTTCCTCGCGAACGATGCCGCCGAGATGACGCACCCGACTGTCGCTCCCAGCGATGCCCGGCGCGTCATCTTGCCGGACTACCTCGTGGAGCACGATCT